The Elgaria multicarinata webbii isolate HBS135686 ecotype San Diego chromosome 11, rElgMul1.1.pri, whole genome shotgun sequence genome segment TATTTCCATAACTTCAAAATCATAGATATTAATAATGGAGGATGCTATATaaccacatgcacacatacacacaccaaataTAGATTTTTGTGAGGAAATTCCAGTCGTGGAGATTTTTtgtcatttcccccttctttacTTTGTAACAGGCATCTCCCTGGTGAAAAGTCTTCTGTTTATGATTTTTCCAAGAGCCTTTTTGATCTCCTTGTTTCTCAGGCTGTAAATGATTGGGTTGGCTATTGGggacacaataaaatacagtagaGCAGCCAGGATTTCCTTCATGGATGAAGATTCTGAACTTTTCTTCAAGTATGTAACCATCCCAGTAgtcataaataaagaaaaaaccaTGAGGTGAGGCAGACATGTGGACAAAGCTTTGTACCTGCCATGAGAAGAAGAGATTTTTTGGACTGTGGAAAAGATGCGAACGTAAGACACGCCGATTGATGAACAAAATATTAAACCAAAAACAATGCCACATACCAGGGTTCCGATTTCATTGACAGATGTGTCAGCACAAGCAAGCTTTAGTATCTGAGGAATATCACAAAATAACTGATTGATATTGTTTGGACCGCAAAATGGTAAGAGAACAATATTCAATGTATGCAGTGCTGAATAGATAATACTGCATATCCAACAACCAAATACCATACAGGGACACTTAATCTTGTTCATTATCACTTGGTAATGAAGGGGGTAGCATATGGCAATGTACCGGTCATAGGCCATGATGGTGAGGAGAGCCATTTCTGCAGATGCAAATGTGACTCCAAAAAAGATTTGGGTCATGCATCCAGAAAAGGAAATAGATTTGATCTGGCTTAAGGAGACATCCATGGATTTAGGGATTGTGACAGAGATGAAGCAGATATCAAGGAAGGATAAGTTGGCCAGAAAGAAGTACATGGGCCTATGAAGATGGCAGTCCTGGACTACGATAATAATGAGGAGAAGGTTCCCAAACAGGGCTATCAGATAAATCAGTAGAAACAGCACAAATTGTAAAATCTGCAGTTCAAACAGATCAGGAAACCCCAGGAACACAAATTCAGTGACTGTGGTTGTGTTGGACACCTCCTGCTTTATATAGTCTCTGtacagggaagggggaaaagtgATAATGAGAAAATGTATTAGTAGTAAAGGATGCAGTAAAACTGGAATACTTCCCCACTCTTTATTAatttatgatatttatataccaccaccccccattcagaattttggagtgatggacaaataaaataagaatataagcagaaaaacacacacattaaaagtacattttttaaagaagtaaaatgcaaaataaaccatggctggtcattaagggaagactTCTTGGAACAACAGAGTTTTCtggaggtgctggaaggaatacaaagttggcaacTGCCTGACATCCAGATGCAGAGAATTCCATAAGATGGGGgtcaccacactaaaggctcttcccctggtggaatcCAATCAGATGATAGATCTATGTGGAACTCTCTAttgtggggtgtgtatgtgtttctgAGTCTTATTATTAGCACATTTGTTTTGTTATGTAAagcacccacacacatacaaaatttcCAAAGTAAGCCATAATAGCTGAAAATTTGCCCTTCaactaccccaccccaaatcatccCATCTTTAACAAAAAGCTGGGGCAGCCATAGTGAGAGTGACCTCATGTGAGAATCTAAATCACAGATGAAACTCCACAGCTAAAATTCCAAAAGCACCGTAGTCCCTTTAGTGTGTTcaatgcatgaagaaggtccATTTGTAGGAGCAAGGAGCAGGTCCCCTGCACTGGATTTGCCGTAGCGCCACTCTTGGTTTCTATGGTTGAATGGAGATGTCTGAAGAAGGACCACAACATATGAACAGCTACTCAATGGAGGGGCTTGATGCAGTTGAGATTTTTACACAATCAGGGGCCCTGATCATGAAGAGCCCCTACATGTGAGGAACTGCCTACATATTCAGGTCCTAAAGATTAAGCGCCCCTACAAGTGCAGAAGTCAGGGGCAGAGCTTTTATTATACTTAtctataatattgcaatggtatAACCTTATTACAAGTTAAATACAGTACATATAAATCTATCCATCCATGCACTCAATCACTCATTCCAGTTACTTCATCCCAATCATATAACCACATTTTTCATTCCTTTCCCACTATTGGAAGAATTTCACAAAGACAtcaagcttcccatttctccTGCCCTACCTTCCTTATTTTGAAtaatgtatttaaaaaacaaagacaaataaaAAGCACCATTGATGTTCCAATAGTTGCTTTCCCTCAGTTTAATTAAAGGAAACTAGTTCTTTTCCAAGACTGAGCCAATACATGTGTTGTGGCTATTGACTAATTTAACCTCTGTTTACATATCCCAAGTTTATTCACACAGAATCTAAGGGTATCAGGATCAATATGATATTCTCAAAGAATCAGAGgattggggaggagagagacagtTTAAGCAATTCTATAGattataaaaaagtaataaaacttACTTATTTGGTGGTCTGACATTGTAATGTGCTCCTCCAACCATATCTGTGCATAGACCAAGCCAAGGTGTGCTCTATTGGCCCTTGGTATGTGTAGGGAACAAAGCAATCAAGCACACCTTACCTTTCCCAGTTACGACAAAATAATTCAGACTAAGGTGGTCCCATTTGAGAGTATGGAGAGAAAATAATCTAATAACTGAGAGAGCACCCTATAAAATATGTTCAGCATATCAATCAGGAGGAAAAGAAATTCTGACAATTTCCCAGCTATTCAAATCCCCCTTTTTACGTGGTTTTATAGTCTGATAGATTCTAtactagatggggggggggggaagactttacagatctatctatctatatatctaatCCCCCAAGTAcatatagattttaaaattagAATTAAGATTGCTTTTCCCTTTTGTATACtactgtgctaaaaaaaaaaggcccagtgAGAACTAATTTCATTGATTACTCATATTTAAGAAGGCAgtgtgtagttgttgttttttcactgTGTCCTGTGAGACTGTGATTTTAACAGTGTCTTTATTGGTAGCAATTAGAAGATAGTAGCATCTATCTCCATGATGAACTTCATCTGCTAACTTCTGTATATCAATGCATTAGAACTTAAGTACATCAGAAGTGTACatcagaagatccatgctggatcagaccaagggtccatctagtccagcactctgttcacagtgaccaatcagccattggccagggaacaaaaaagcaggacatggtgcaacagcagcctcacacccgtgttccccagcaactggtgcacacaggcttactgcctcgaatactagagatagcacacagccatcagggctagtagccattgatagtcttctcctccaggaatttatccaatccccctttaaagccatccacattggcggccatcacttacaccttgtggtagtgatttttataatttaactatgcactgtgtgaagacgtacttaattttatttgtcctgaatcttgttcttaaaggcacaattacagtTGGAAAGTTGGCAGTCCAGGCAGTGATCTAAAAAAGGTGCTCTAACCtataggacagtggttcccaaagtgggtggtattgcccccttgggggcggtgggattgcctAAGGGGGCGTTAAgtggcaaagggatggcagggggcgctggcagggggcactaacaggcaaaggggggGCGCTcgtggtggtctctccagaaggtcctaaaacccagggaccgagcaggaaagagcggcaaattcagcttctctgcccacaccgctcctgctcaggaaggactttctcactcacgcagccgctctctcctcctatctcaagcccacagcagccccaccagaagtagggggtgggtgAAGCGCCCAcaagaggcagcagagcaggaaacagcagtgaattcagctgctctgcccactcttctcctgcctcgGAGGGCCCAGGGTTtatttcctgctggagccaccgccacctgctcactcgctccctcggccagagctgctccctcctataagctgccccggcagacctctcgcaatagttgctgcacaaggcgggagcagcagccatgtggtggAGACGAAGGAGCACATGGAGGatggcgggcggcagagcagatGCCAAGAATAGCAGTcggccggcaggctgggtggggagcaggactgcttgtgctgctgcaatgtatcaccaggctccctttccctgtcaggagttgcagattggggccatctcccctctgagctgctgccctcctgtcgtaatcagcccggcagctattgtgaggattggggggaggggggttggagagagagagggggggcttggagggagggggttggagagagagagacagagagacagagagacagagatgcTGTGTCTCTGTGGGTGTgctcccacccaaaaaaaaatctggactacaacaggattgggagagaaaagaaaagggggagggagagagaattgcaattccccaggtccttcctggctaaagaagattcaacagcacctttttccagaatgcttgctgaaaccattcctatctgcccttgcttactTCAGGGTGTCCAactcccttttttcaagcgttcttttggtaaacatggtatgtgtgtatcttgtgtcaccatcaaaacacaatcctaagtatgtctactcagaagtaagccccactgagatcaatagaacttactctgaggtaaatgtgcataggattcagcctgaaaacgaagagagggtgaagaaaagacaggagaaaatgaattgtagaaatagaatagcaaggtaactgtgggttatttaaccatatttaaagacaataagtacagtaaaattagtgcccctctacttcagtcccagccagattttccataagaaaactctgtaccaggtggcagataattattttaaaattttaattaaaatacattatcctttactataacaaaatggtgcttactcctaaataagtgtgttccactgaagaaggaaatcctatttgattcctgtattcatgctagtgtgacataagttaaaggcacaattttatgcacgtttagacagaaaaaagtccttcaactcctagaatcgcctctaaatgggaagcacctgccctaggcttgctgagggagggagggaaaagagcgaacacctctgtttgtagccagcatggcagggcacaccaactggattttgaataaagtattcaattaattgttactgttttgaattttattgttattatcttccttggtgggtcgttgaaaaccactattctgaataatgatttttatcgtttagggtaggggggcgctgggcatgagtttgtggaaccaagggggcggtgacctgaaaaagtttgggaaccactgctataggaTATGTCTGGTGGAGAATTAATCAAGCATGAcatttggatccagacataggcctggtttatttatttatttatttatttagaatatttatataccgctccccattgaaaaatttcggagcggtgtacaaggtaaaatgaaaataaaaacagaataaaacagttaaaacaaaatttaaaaagaaggaaaaaaacaaaacaaaaaaacaacaacacagaaatccaaggctgcatgttaaagaaaggcttcttggaataaagatgttttcaggaggcgccaaaaggagtacaagattggagcctgcctgacctccagagtctcctttatttctttttattttctccctcttccctccccatccccttttccttgtgtgtcatgtcttttttagaatgtaagcctgatggcagagactgtcttctttactgatcaattgtaagccgctctgagagcctttttggcagaggtgcgggataaaaatactctaaataataagtaaataaataaataaataaataatagccatcTTTGTGtagataataatattaaaaaagatCCCCAAGAAAGCCAGAGTGTTCAGACATACAGCGACACAACTTACAGGCATAATAGAcaatttacacctgtaattttaCATAAATTCCCCCTTTAAATTTGTGCAGATGGTCCTTtgcaaagacagagagagagagagagagagagagagagagagagcgccaccatttttacacaaaatgggaCCTCAATGAGGGAGTGGGAGGCCATGCACTGCTCGCTGGGCATCCATGAGATGCCCAGCATCACTGCTTGTGGTGAGCAGTGTCAGCTGGCTGGTAGGGTGCCAGCAAGCAGACcacctgttaaaaatggaggtggttctgctaacagggTGCCAGCAAGCAGTGTGGAATATGGTGGTCTGAGAGTTCGACCATCCCTTATGGAATTTCATAGAGGCACCCAGTGTgttgcagtggctagagtgttagagtCAGGgaatctggattctagtccccacttggcaatggaagctcattgggtgactttgggccagtcacagactctcagcccaactatCACAcaagcttgttgtgaggataaaaatggagagaaaaaggattatgtacactgccttgggttccttaaggaggaaaaaatgtggataataataataataataataataataataataataataataataataataataataatatgatctcTCCACTGagacccacctggtgccaacaatgTCATCTTTGTGGTGGCAGGTTGAGACTGTCCTCTTCTCTAAGGCATATAGtataatggcatatgatgggacatTTATTTCAGCTGTTTTTTATCAGGTCAGAAatcttattgaaattgttttaggtgtttaaattgttttaatttatttaagctATGGTTTATTATCGTTCATTTTATGGTTTTTGTCCCCCAACAAACTATTTTCAACTAAGATATTTGACTGAACTGCAAATACCAGATTTTCTTTAGTATATAAACATTACATTCTAGAAGAGTAGTCCTGTTGGCCtctgacacacacaaacacacaccagtcTAATGTCACCTTAAACATTATACATTGTATGGTCCACACTTTCCCATCTGAAACACAGTTCCATGTTTGTATCCCCTTCGAGAGTTAGAGTTAGTTTATTAGAGTTAGCTTATTATTTGCAGTACATTATTTCTAGCTATCATGATTTTGCTCCATAGCAAGCTTCACAGGGAGCTTCCCTCACCCCCCAGTTGGGATCTCCTTGACCAAGCCAGAGCAGAGTAgcatgggtggggggaagcctcaATGCCAATGTGGAGGGGGGATTTCCTACGTGACCTGTCAATGGCCAGTTATTCCAGAACTGCACCTAAGGAAGGAGTCTGGGCCAAGCTGCCTGTGAACTGTGTCTGGGAAGTATGTGTTTGGTCTGAAATAGCCAGCTAACTCCTGCCTTATATTGCTAGTGCTATGCACTACAGTATGTGTTGCCAGCCATTGCATTTTGCCCTCCTCTGCTGCCCAATCACAAATGCAGTTCACAACCCAGCTGTTACCTACTGCCCAGGGCAGGAGCACCATTATCTTATACAGGAGACCTCCTAAATAACATATCTCAATGTCAAAGCCTATGATgcagaacaaaccttatttatttatttattatttaaaatatttatatcccaccctatatcactaagatctcagggcggcatacagataaaaacatacagtataaaacaataaatatacacagttaaaaacaaattaaaccataatccaagttaaaacaatatacaatttaaaagcaatagatgcagttaaaacagttaaaacaatgtgccagtgagtttaaccatcaaaggctttgttaaaaagccatgttttacttggcgtcgaaatgcaatcaatgttggcaccaattgggcctctaaggggagggcattccacagtcggggtgccaccacagagaaagctctctcccttgtcccatcataacgtatatgttgcattggtgggatgcggagaagggctccttcaacagatctaaggtctcaggcaggcatatataaggagaggcactctctcaagtatcgaggtcccaagctgtttagggctttaaacatcattaccagcaccttgaattctgaccggaagcgtataggcagccagtgcagttcctttaaaactggtgttatgtggggtctataagatgtacctgccagcagtctagctgctgaattttgcactagctgcaatttctgtGTCGtcttctaggcatgtgctccgctttgattaggagcgtagaagcagtagcggattggcctgcttcgccttacccagaggcggagtagaagcggaccgcggacccctagaagcaaggcgaagagaagcgcccatttttcggagctcctctttcaggcggagcgctccggtcgccatcttgaaacatttcgcccataggattgcattgcggaaaagaatcggggataactggggggggggggtttaagctatcgttctgaaaattcttgtgcacagagagttgtggatgggggtcattttgagactactctcaactttctgcatcctgtggttcttgtgcaatattttttaaaaaaattgggtacatttacaatacaaacgatagagtaaaccggctgcggcacggcggggtttatttgaagcgatgacaggcacattcaaaacccaatcctgatgagaattgatcgcatcctccaatcccagcgttggagggggggactaaggcagagtcatcctgagatctttgagctctcagcgtcttgtgggtttagctttCGTTGGGAgaggtctacttagctagctgctggctgctgtgtacttggagatagattaggattttagcttgacgcgtgtgtttgtttgcttctttctgacttttagcttagtttgccctgtgtttttctcttactttgatttaatataaactttatttttaaattttggagggtgtgtttggttggttggttgtcccccccttctctctattaaagcctgactgcttttgtgaaagctttcttttgaaagcatacacacacttcttgtcccatttccctacatatagtatattcttatacatattattatattcttatacatggacacatggataagctatcatggtgccgagtttgaggtttctaacttgcaaattgacggagctattgaaaggggtgtgacttagggttatgggtggtgcgttagaggttagagccgcgccaaaaatcaggggatgatgggactgctttgagtctgggcgtccatgtggacacatggataagctgtcctggtgccgagtttgaggtttctaacatgcaaattgacgctatcccaaggggtgtgaatggggtgcccgattttcaaaaattcgccaaaaatcaggggatgatgggattgccttgaaacttggcgtgcgtgtgtatacgtccatgaggtgtcatggtgccaaacgtgaggtttctaacttgaacagaaaaaaagttgtttacttttttagctttcaatgcaaccctatggggggaaaaaacggagctccgatccggatccggagctccgagtggagcggagcggaagtgggcagagcatgGGCAGGGCGAAGTGGGCcactccaaaaatggcggatctgtaaatgaagcggagcggggggtccatgcacacccctatcgtcttcaagggcagccccacgtagaatgtATTGTGACACACCTTGTGACACACTCTGCTATAACTCACCAATTCAGTCAATGTTAACTTTGAAACACATTTGTCATCCTTATCAACAAAGTTTCCCACTCACCAACCTACAGAAGGCATCCTTCACCTCCTTGTTTCTCAGGCTGTAGATAATGGGATGTAGCATGGGTGTGACAATAACATACGAGAGAGAAAGAAGATGCTTGATCCCCGGAGAATAGTTTGACCGTAGTCGCAAATAAGTCAGACTGGCTGTGCCGTAAAATAGACTCACTACCATGATATGTGACGAGCAAGTAGAAAAGGCTTTCCATCTACCTTCAGGCGAAGGCATCCTCAAGACAACATCAATAATACAGACATAGGAAGCCAGGATCAGTACAAATGGACATATTATAACTATAAATGTTGCTATGAGGGAAAAGAGCTCAAATTTGTAAGTGTCTTCGCAGGCCAGATGAAGTATTGGTGGAGCATCACAGTAGAAATGAGAAACTGCATTGGACCCACAGAATGGGAAACTAAACAACCAAGTAATCTGTATAGTCGCAACAGGTAATCCAGAGGCCCATGCAGCCATCACCAGCAGCACACAAAACTTCCTGTTCATTACAACTGTGTACCTCAGAGGGTTGCAGATGGCGACAAAACGGTCATATGCCATGGCTACTAAAAGGAAACACTCCATGGTCCCAAAGGAGAAGCCCAAATACATTTGTGCCTTGCACCCTAATAAGGAGATGGTCTTTTTCTCTGAGAGGAGGTTCACAAGCATCTTAGGGATAATAGTTGATATGAATCCAACTTCTGCCGAGGACAAGTTTCTGAGGAAGAAATACATAGGGCTGTGCAAAGTGACGTCCACTATTGTTAGCAAAATGATGAAGAAGTTTCCCATCATAGCTGCTATGTAGGCTATCAGAAACACAGTAAAGAGAAGAACCTGGAGATGGCCTAGCTTGGTAAACCCCAAAAGAATGAACTCATTGATCACAGTCTGATTTGGCCAAGTCATTCTTTTATCTAGAATTAAAAATAAGAAGTAAACTCTTTGGAACATGCAGAGATCAGCAATAGCAACAATTCACCTCTCAGAACCTAATGAACCTTGCATGTATTTTGTGAGAATATATTTTGTTAGATATACTGCTGTGAGTactttggaggaaggatgggatattaATGCAAGAGCTGTATGAATTCAATAACAAAAAGGGCAATGCATTTTGTCTACCATCTATTCTTGGAGAAAATCTAGACAGGTAGATTATCTCATGTCCGAAGAATTGAAAATAATCAGAGAGGTAGCACCATTGATTGGCTCAGTTTAATTAAACAAATCGTGATCAGCCAACTATGGACTTTTGGAAGcactttctttttgtctttctacAGTCACTTTTTGCTGCTTGTCCCATCAATAAAGAGTGAATTGACACTGTTGCCTGATGAATATTTGGATTTTTCTCTGCAAAATTCTGATCATAATATATCTTCTTCCATGGGGAAGTTGTTGAAACAACCCCTTGGATTTAAAGCATGTTGTCTAGAAGCAAATTATCAAGTATATAAAAAGAACTATGAGTTGGAAAGATAGAGTAGACTACTACATTATCAATTTGCTCACTCTATCTTATTGTGTACTAGTCCAAATTCATATCCTAAATGCAAGAGA includes the following:
- the LOC134406742 gene encoding olfactory receptor 10A2-like, which encodes MTWPNQTVINEFILLGFTKLGHLQVLLFTVFLIAYIAAMMGNFFIILLTIVDVTLHSPMYFFLRNLSSAEVGFISTIIPKMLVNLLSEKKTISLLGCKAQMYLGFSFGTMECFLLVAMAYDRFVAICNPLRYTVVMNRKFCVLLVMAAWASGLPVATIQITWLFSFPFCGSNAVSHFYCDAPPILHLACEDTYKFELFSLIATFIVIICPFVLILASYVCIIDVVLRMPSPEGRWKAFSTCSSHIMVVSLFYGTASLTYLRLRSNYSPGIKHLLSLSYVIVTPMLHPIIYSLRNKEVKDAFCRLVSGKLC